A part of Halobacillus shinanisalinarum genomic DNA contains:
- a CDS encoding tyrosine-type recombinase/integrase produces the protein MKKSIHPHHLRHSYATHMINYGAPLEVIQSLLGYEKRETTKIYAQLSGKLRHDFYSKYF, from the coding sequence ATTAAGAAGAGTATCCATCCTCATCACTTACGCCATAGTTATGCGACTCACATGATCAACTATGGAGCACCCCTAGAAGTCATCCAGAGCTTACTTGGTTATGAGAAAAGGGAGACAACCAAAATTTACGCTCAACTAAGTGGAAAGCTGAGACACGACTTTTACAGCAAATACTTTTAG